A window of Argopecten irradians isolate NY chromosome 1, Ai_NY, whole genome shotgun sequence contains these coding sequences:
- the LOC138333218 gene encoding serine-rich adhesin for platelets-like — protein MVQQANSRISFINGRNNPVVARPQRTQRLRNVYNNLVECFQAYRRDRVMNEGSAAQGSYSEYADAQESSASRDRTRSPIHEEGLNYARQYAAHVTETTMLPAGPEQEENPPSTHTNVPSFMALRRCVWSPPPRGASQADEVGDIIIEEEEEDTATRSSDVGQGSLTQRSTELRQRSLDLSRRVSAIAQRAEVLGRRASDHNRLRSRHSEVRPVTVLDSGHNVRSTTATTVNAGLTERCRNCTRNSAGETSSSNLVAMERNNETGAMNLPMAASSGAATSFTGVLSTGPSDSRRTLSRSLDIPNLERTPILRIDSNPNSQGQGQHASDCDSRDCQVCGNFNRSQLNYGRWEPFASRRFSHSRSAFSQPSSQTYRQRYRNLNPSRVQVHSYGSARRQGVGTGTSQNPVTTHVASSQTNTDTTSSAVFAEAGESQPSSQQNRLSSLLHLASQAQQEIPQSQLNSLLQNHTDTNIPLDPSSSDQTNVVENSNLQTQSDNYLVVNPNSNQSVYVLQSDNNNNDQSQSAEQQNSGDNNNRPGYLVIQDNFATITARIEREMDELDRRITSLRNSFHESIQQLQQDRDSYLISRQSLSPSQDSQHTAAEETRNVQPSTETRTIGPSQTNPVITITRCPESNRRSPSPPSSINIPQGSADMGSNRRPNTGAPHPLLETALRGPSQSTATNIQVHSLPPSDPDMHLPAREPFPSTFALPPSSHNWHSLQRHHLHPHYSVSILDDTINRPNDALQTAINRAIAGAFMGRGEPAVANNIINHTHRIQAWDFTKCDIPDISDASVGVIVPQCKLHNDASCDISQDRTLLGTFVPSHRGFPDDNILAIFSLLPESRGQCLFTKSFGPNAISVSISPRTNYVMVGLAAKRLSWVFTSNQLVAQVYKMDSELAGEKSTKHVSDIMHPCDMDIRTHVSVNSARWLPGVGDGIIYGTNRGDLHICRPGAKKESEKEKPADTTTSGTSIRRNLMHMLGLSSTAVPLISIGTQTAERRSAGTQTE, from the exons ATGGTACAGCAGGCTAACTCCAGGATCTCCTTCATTAA TGGTAGGAACAACCCAGTGGTGGCACGGCCCCAGAGGACCCAGAGACTTCGCAATGTTTACAACAATCTAGTGGAGTGTTTCCAAGCCTACAGGAGGGACAGAGTCATGAATGAAGGCTCGGCCGCTCAGGGTTCTTACTCAG AGTATGCTGATGCTCAGGAAAGCAGTGCTTCTAGAGATAGGACACGGTCACCTATACATGAGGAGGGCCTAAACTACGCTAGACAGTATGCTGCTCATGTCACCGAGACAACCATGCTGCCGGCTGGACCGGAGCAGGAGGAAAATCCACCATCAACACATACCAATGTTCCTTCGTTTATGGCTCTTCGACGATGTGTCTGGAGTCCTCCCCCTAGAGGGGCATCTCAGGCTGATGAAGTTGGAGACATTATCATTGAGGAAGAGGAAGAGGATACAGCTACAAGGTCATCTGATGTAGGTCAAGGGAGTCTAACTCAGAGATCTACTGAATTACGTCAAAGGTCATTGGATTTAAGTCGAAGAGTATCAGCTATCGCTCAAAGGGCAGAGGTCTTGGGCCGGAGAGCATCTGATCATAATAGACTTAGATCCAGGCACAGTGAGGTACGTCCAGTGACAGTACTTGACAGTGGTCACAATGTCCGGTCCACTACCGCCACTACTGTTAACGCAGGATTGACTGAAAGGTGTCGGAATTGTACTAGAAACAGTGCTGGAGAGACATCCAGCTCAAACCTTGTGGCAATGGAGCGTAATAACGAAACTGGTGCAATGAATCTGCCTATGGCTGCCAGTAGTGGAGCTGCAACAAGCTTCACTGGTGTTCTGTCCACTGGACCATCAGATAGTAGAAGGACATTATCAAGGTCTCTTGATATCCCAAATCTAGAGCGGACCCCAATACTAAGGATAGACTCGAACCCTAAcagtcaaggtcaaggtcaacacGCTTCTGACTGTGATAGTAGAGATTGTCAAGTGTGTGGTAACTTCAACAGGTCACAGCTTAATTATGGCCGTTGGGAGCCATTCGCAAGTCGAAGATTTAGTCACTCCCGAAGTGCATTTTCACAACCATCATCCCAAACTTATAGACAGCGTTACAGAAACTTAAACCCATCCAGGGTACAGGTACATAGTTACGGATCAGCTCGACGTCAGGGTGTTGGTACAGGTACATCACAGAACCCTGTAACTACACATGTAGCAAGTTCTCAGACGAACACTGACACCACCAGCTCTGCTGTGTTCGCTGAGGCAGGGGAGAGTCAGCCTTCTAGTCAACAGAACAGGCTTAGTTCTCTACTCCATTTGGCCAGCCAGGCACAACAAGAGATCCCTCAAAGCCAATTAAATTCTTTGTTACAAAACCATACTGACACGAATATTCCATTGGATCCAAGTTCTAGTGATCAGACAAATGTAGTGGAGAATTCAAATTTACAAACACAGAGTGATAATTACTTAGTGGTAAATCCAAACAGTAACCAATCAGTGTATGTGTTACAAagtgataataataataatgaccAATCACAGAGTGCAGAACAACAAAATTCTGGTGATAACAACAACCGCCCAGGATATCTCGTAATACAGGACAATTTTGCAACAATTACAGCCCGTATTGAACGTGAGATGGATGAACTTGATCGCAGAATTACATCCCTGCGGAATAGTTTTCATGAAAGTATACAACAACTTCAACAAGACCGAGATAGTTACTTGATATCTAGACAATCATTGTCACCTTCCCAGGATTCCCAGCATACAGCTGCAGAGGAGACACGTAATGTCCAACCTTCGACAGAAACCAGGACAATTGGCCCTTCTCAGACGAATCCTGTTATAACCATCACCCGGTGTCCAGAAAGTAATCGTAGATCTCCGTCCCCACCGTCCAGTATAAACATTCCTCAAG GTTCAGCAGATATGGGGAGTAACCGTCGACCAAATACAGGAGCTCCTCATCCTTTACTGGAGACAGCCCTTAGGGGGCCATCCCAGTCTACAGCCACCAATATCCAGGTCCATTCCCTACCCCCTTCTGACCCAGATATGCACCTGCCAGCTCGGGAGCCATTCCCATCCACATTTGCCCTGCCTCCTAGTTCCCACAACTGGCACTCCCTACAGCGCCACCATTTACATCCTCACTACTCTGTCAGTATCCTAGACGACACCATCAACCGCCCTAACGACGCGCTCCAGACGGCCATCAATAGGGCCATAGCAG GTGCCTTCATGGGTAGAGGTGAGCCGGCGGTGGCCAATAACATTATCAACCACACCCATAGGATACAGGCCTGGGACTTCACTAAGTGTGATATACCAGACATATCTGATG CCTCAGTAGGTGTGATTGTTCCTCAATGTAAACTCCATAACGATGCGAGCTGTGATATCTCCCAGGATCGAACACTGCTAGGAACCTTTGTACCAAGTCACAGAGGTTTCCCGGACGACAACATCCTGGCCATCTTCTCCCTGTTGCCTGAATCACGGGGACAGTGCCTCTTTACTAAGAGCTTTGGGCCTAATGCAATCTCTGTCAGCATATCTCCCAGGACTAATTATGTGATGGTCGGACTAGCTGCTAAACGGCTGTCGTGGGTCTTCACTTCTAATCAG CTGGTAGCTCAGGTGTACAAGATGGATAGCGAGCTGGCTGGAGAAAAATCCACCAAG cATGTATCGGATATCATGCACCCCTGTGATATGGATATTCGTACCCACGTAAGCGTGAACTCGGCCCGTTGGTTACCCGGTGTTGGTGATGGTATTATCTATGGGACAAACAGAGGGGATCTTCATATTTGTAGGCCAGG GGCAAAGAAGGAGTCGGagaaggagaaaccagcagatACTACCACCTCTGGGACATCCATTCGACGGAACCTGATGCATATGCTGGGACTCTCCTCTACAGCTGTCCCACTGATTAGTATAGGGACGCAGACAGCCGAAAGGCGCAGTGCTGGGACACAGACCGAGTAA